The following proteins come from a genomic window of Nocardiopsis sp. YSL2:
- the paaE gene encoding 1,2-phenylacetyl-CoA epoxidase subunit PaaE, translating into MTTPVTDAPAAPRRAAAFHRLRVAAVERLCDDAVAVSFDVPDRLAEEFAFAPGQSLTLRRVVDGVEERRSYSICAPVGAPPRVGVRLVADGLFSTWLVNEVAPGDEIEVGTPTGRFSPDLTVSGRHVLIAAGSGITPMLSIAASLLRATDSHVTLLYGNRRSDTVMFADELADLKDAFGPRLELVHVLSREPREAELFTGRLDAAKLDALLSTIVAADATDHWWLCGPFGMVTDAQEVLARRGVPRERVHQELFFVEGDEPPPQARHEEPGVEGPASEVTVVLDGRTSTLTLPRDTPVLDAAQRYRPDLPFACKGGVCGTCRVRVCEGEVRMRRNYALSDDEVAAGYALACQSLPQTETLTVDFDS; encoded by the coding sequence GTGACCACACCCGTCACCGACGCGCCCGCGGCGCCGCGCCGCGCGGCGGCGTTCCACCGCCTGCGCGTGGCCGCCGTCGAGCGCCTGTGCGACGACGCCGTCGCCGTCAGCTTCGACGTCCCCGACCGCCTGGCCGAGGAGTTCGCCTTCGCGCCCGGGCAGTCCCTGACCCTGCGCCGCGTGGTGGACGGGGTCGAGGAGCGGCGCAGCTACTCCATCTGCGCGCCCGTGGGAGCCCCACCGCGCGTGGGTGTGCGCCTGGTCGCCGACGGCCTGTTCTCGACCTGGCTGGTCAACGAGGTCGCGCCGGGCGACGAGATCGAGGTGGGCACCCCCACCGGGCGGTTCAGCCCCGACCTGACCGTCTCCGGCCGCCACGTGCTGATCGCCGCCGGTTCGGGCATCACGCCGATGCTGTCGATCGCGGCGTCCCTGCTGCGCGCGACCGACTCCCACGTCACCCTGCTCTACGGCAACCGCCGCAGCGACACGGTCATGTTCGCCGACGAGCTGGCCGACCTCAAGGACGCGTTCGGCCCCCGGCTCGAACTCGTCCACGTGCTCTCCCGTGAGCCGCGTGAGGCCGAGCTGTTCACCGGCCGCCTGGACGCCGCCAAGCTCGACGCGCTGCTGTCCACGATCGTGGCCGCGGACGCGACCGACCACTGGTGGCTGTGCGGCCCCTTCGGCATGGTCACCGACGCCCAGGAGGTCCTGGCCCGGCGCGGGGTGCCGCGCGAGCGCGTGCACCAGGAGCTGTTCTTCGTCGAGGGCGACGAGCCGCCGCCCCAGGCACGCCACGAGGAGCCCGGCGTGGAGGGCCCGGCCTCGGAGGTCACCGTGGTCCTGGACGGCCGCACCAGCACCCTGACCCTGCCGCGGGACACGCCCGTCCTGGACGCCGCCCAGCGCTACCGTCCGGACCTGCCCTTCGCCTGCAAGGGCGGGGTGTGCGGCACCTGCCGGGTCCGGGTCTGCGAGGGCGAGGTGCGCATGCGCCGCAACTACGCGCTCAGCGACGACGAGGTCGCGGCCGGGTACGCGCTGGCCTGCCAGTCGCTGCCCCAGACCGAGACCCTGACCGTGGACTTCGACTCGTGA
- the paaI gene encoding hydroxyphenylacetyl-CoA thioesterase PaaI has translation MFEADRASKNLGMRLVDLGEGSATVEMAVGPLMVNGHGIAHGGFVFTLADTAFACACNADGRGVTVASGAEITFVAPVREGDLLVATAAERVVFGRSGLYDVTVRRGDEVVAEFRGRSRTVNGG, from the coding sequence ATGTTCGAGGCCGACCGGGCGTCGAAGAACCTGGGGATGCGGTTGGTCGACCTGGGCGAGGGCAGCGCCACCGTGGAGATGGCCGTGGGTCCGCTCATGGTCAACGGGCACGGCATCGCCCACGGCGGGTTCGTGTTCACGCTGGCCGACACCGCGTTCGCGTGCGCCTGCAACGCGGACGGGCGCGGGGTGACGGTCGCCTCGGGCGCGGAGATCACGTTCGTGGCCCCGGTGCGCGAGGGCGACCTGCTGGTGGCCACCGCCGCCGAACGCGTGGTCTTCGGCCGCAGCGGGCTCTACGACGTCACCGTCCGCCGCGGCGACGAGGTCGTCGCGGAGTTCCGCGGCCGCAGCCGCACCGTCAACGGCGGATGA
- the paaD gene encoding 1,2-phenylacetyl-CoA epoxidase subunit PaaD, producing MVTTEHATGRTTAHAGPASADEAAGARALAAAAAVADPELPMLTLADLGILRGVDLDEDGTVQVWITPTYSGCPALTEMRADVDRAVRAAGFDRVRVRTALSPAWTTDWITGEGRRKLAEHGISPPGQAPPRAPGPVPLTLMPTRTVPRCPLCGAADTEELSRFGATSCKSLHRCRSCLEPFEHVKEI from the coding sequence ATGGTGACCACCGAGCACGCGACCGGCCGGACCACCGCGCACGCCGGTCCGGCGAGCGCGGACGAGGCCGCCGGGGCGCGTGCCCTGGCGGCGGCCGCGGCCGTGGCCGACCCCGAGCTGCCCATGCTCACGCTGGCCGACCTGGGCATCCTGCGCGGGGTCGACCTCGACGAGGACGGGACCGTCCAGGTGTGGATCACTCCCACCTACTCCGGGTGCCCGGCCCTGACCGAGATGCGCGCCGACGTGGACCGGGCCGTGCGCGCGGCGGGGTTCGACCGCGTGCGGGTGCGCACCGCGCTCTCCCCGGCCTGGACCACCGACTGGATCACCGGGGAGGGCCGGCGCAAGCTCGCCGAGCACGGCATCTCCCCGCCCGGCCAGGCGCCGCCACGGGCCCCGGGGCCGGTACCGCTCACCCTGATGCCCACCCGCACCGTCCCGCGCTGCCCGCTGTGCGGCGCGGCCGACACCGAGGAGCTGTCCCGGTTCGGCGCCACCTCCTGCAAGTCGCTGCACCGGTGCCGGTCCTGCCTCGAACCGTTCGAGCACGTCAAGGAGATCTGA